Proteins encoded in a region of the Campylobacter geochelonis genome:
- the mrdA gene encoding penicillin-binding protein 2 — MRLRLAFCAVVLVWIVLLVRIYYLSIKSNEYYAEIAEDNVVRTKLIAPTRGQILDSKGRPIAINRLGFSISLAPHLKQDVRMVEIEKIVSIFPDQNATLLEKEYKKQNSPYNQDFIQIVDFIDYDTVLPHFAELNLRPNLKLDSSSKRHYPYNFLASHIIGYVGRSTTKDMEKDSLAKLTNYVGRSGVEAFYNNVLQGSSGVRKTKVTALNQVVEEILYEKPKSQDIALNIDMELQQFLKDTFGDAAGAAVVMDVNTGAIIAAGSFPEYNLNPFVTGITQKEWDGLIQDLKHPFTNKLVNGLYPPGSVIKMGVGMSFLNSGKIGREKTYFCGGYIELGKRKFRCWKASGHGNMNLNDAIRESCDVYFYEGSLEVGIDFIAQNLERYGFGKKTGVDLPNEFVGTVPSKAWKMEKYNQQWFMGETVNASIGQGYFLTTPMQVAKYTAEIASGKGLTPHFLKSIDGKDVEFKPTELFTPFEKEQLPYIRKAMYEVANHPKGTVYRLLKDNIVPIAAKTGTAQVISIPQSEIVRMKEKDMEYFHRSHAWMTTYGPYDNPQYAVTVMVEHGGGGGSAGGPIIKKIYKKLVEMGYIKLPEVVEKTVKKGKK, encoded by the coding sequence ATGAGGCTTCGTTTGGCGTTTTGCGCTGTAGTTTTAGTGTGGATAGTGCTTCTTGTGCGGATTTATTACCTAAGTATCAAATCAAACGAATACTACGCCGAAATAGCTGAAGACAATGTCGTAAGAACAAAGCTTATAGCTCCAACTCGTGGGCAAATTCTAGACTCAAAAGGTCGCCCTATAGCTATAAACAGACTTGGCTTTTCTATATCGCTTGCCCCACATCTAAAACAAGATGTAAGAATGGTTGAGATAGAAAAAATCGTATCGATTTTCCCAGATCAAAACGCTACTTTACTAGAAAAAGAGTATAAAAAACAAAACTCTCCATACAATCAAGACTTTATACAAATAGTCGATTTTATAGACTACGACACGGTTTTACCACACTTTGCAGAGCTAAATTTAAGACCAAATTTAAAGCTTGATTCATCATCAAAAAGGCACTATCCATATAACTTTTTAGCATCTCACATCATCGGCTATGTTGGGCGCTCAACAACAAAAGATATGGAAAAAGACTCACTAGCAAAACTTACAAACTATGTTGGAAGAAGTGGAGTTGAGGCGTTTTATAATAACGTTCTTCAAGGAAGTAGTGGCGTTAGAAAGACTAAAGTTACGGCACTTAATCAGGTTGTAGAAGAAATTTTATATGAAAAACCAAAAAGCCAAGATATAGCACTTAATATCGATATGGAGCTTCAGCAGTTTTTAAAAGATACCTTTGGCGATGCAGCAGGAGCGGCTGTTGTGATGGATGTAAACACAGGAGCGATAATCGCGGCTGGAAGTTTTCCAGAGTATAACTTAAACCCATTTGTTACAGGGATTACTCAAAAAGAGTGGGATGGGCTTATACAGGATTTAAAACACCCATTTACTAACAAACTTGTAAATGGACTTTATCCGCCAGGTTCAGTTATAAAAATGGGCGTTGGAATGTCGTTTTTAAATAGTGGCAAAATAGGCAGAGAAAAGACATACTTTTGTGGCGGATATATCGAGCTTGGAAAGCGTAAATTTAGATGTTGGAAGGCTAGCGGACATGGAAATATGAACCTAAATGACGCTATTAGAGAGAGTTGCGATGTATATTTTTACGAGGGTAGTTTAGAAGTTGGGATTGATTTTATAGCGCAAAATTTAGAAAGGTATGGTTTTGGTAAAAAAACCGGAGTTGATTTGCCAAATGAATTCGTAGGAACTGTGCCTAGTAAAGCGTGGAAAATGGAGAAATATAACCAGCAGTGGTTTATGGGAGAAACTGTAAATGCCTCCATCGGGCAGGGGTATTTTTTAACCACGCCTATGCAAGTCGCTAAATACACAGCCGAAATAGCAAGTGGCAAGGGGCTTACGCCGCATTTTTTAAAAAGTATAGATGGAAAAGATGTCGAGTTTAAGCCAACAGAGCTTTTCACGCCTTTTGAAAAAGAGCAATTGCCATATATCAGAAAAGCGATGTATGAGGTGGCAAACCATCCAAAAGGCACTGTTTATAGGCTTTTAAAAGATAACATCGTGCCAATTGCAGCTAAGACTGGAACCGCGCAAGTTATTAGTATACCACAAAGTGAAATCGTTCGGATGAAAGAAAAGGATATGGAGTATTTTCACCGTTCGCACGCGTGGATGACTACATATGGACCTTATGATAACCCACAATACGCCGTTACTGTCATGGTCGAGCATGGTGGCGGGGGTGGAAGCGCTGGTGGACCAATTATCAAAAAAATTTATAAAAAGTTAGTTGAAATGGGATATATAAAGCTTCCAGAAGTGGTGGAAAAAACGGTTAAAAAGGGCAAAAAGTAG
- a CDS encoding N-acetyltransferase, whose product MLEFRKASLKDIASMQELVKLEVEKGVILPRSNDEVATSIRSYTLAILDGELVGYSALYIYSVELAEIRSLIIKDGLRGKGIGKGLVKELLKEALEFDIKKAFALTYQKAFFESIGFKEISKEELPYQKIWADCIKCKHFPVCNEIAMIYTF is encoded by the coding sequence ATGCTAGAGTTTAGAAAGGCGAGTTTAAAAGATATCGCTTCCATGCAAGAGCTTGTTAAACTTGAGGTTGAAAAGGGCGTTATACTACCACGAAGCAATGATGAAGTCGCTACTAGTATCCGTTCATATACGCTTGCTATTTTAGATGGTGAGTTGGTTGGCTACTCTGCTTTATATATTTATTCTGTTGAATTGGCTGAGATTAGAAGTTTGATTATAAAAGATGGTTTGCGTGGCAAAGGCATTGGAAAAGGGTTGGTTAAAGAGCTTTTAAAAGAGGCATTAGAATTTGATATCAAAAAGGCTTTTGCACTAACTTATCAAAAGGCTTTTTTTGAAAGCATCGGGTTTAAGGAAATCTCAAAAGAGGAACTTCCTTATCAAAAAATTTGGGCAGATTGTATCAAATGCAAACATTTTCCAGTATGCAACGAAATCGCAATGATATATACTTTCTAA